From a region of the Butyrivibrio sp. AE3004 genome:
- a CDS encoding MBL fold metallo-hydrolase, with product MKNKEIGTVAVGSMCLGMVQTNCYFVFKEDGKDHSSNTNVESEELTPVIVFDPADRGELIYNELKKRGFRVAAIYLTHAHFDHIGGVDDLRKLSGAKVFVYEKEKRLCEDPSYNLSIDYGMNLTVKPDKYLTDGEICEDAGLKFKLIATPGHTEGSCCYYFEEGNILISGDTLFEGSVGRTDFPTGSMSQLVRSCHDKLFVLPDNTVVYPGHGETTTIGYEKMYNSFL from the coding sequence ATGAAAAATAAAGAAATAGGAACTGTGGCAGTTGGATCAATGTGCCTGGGAATGGTACAGACTAACTGCTATTTTGTTTTTAAGGAAGATGGTAAAGATCATAGTAGTAATACAAATGTTGAATCGGAAGAGCTTACACCCGTGATTGTCTTTGATCCTGCAGACAGGGGAGAACTAATTTATAACGAACTTAAAAAACGCGGTTTTCGTGTTGCAGCTATATACCTTACACATGCTCATTTTGACCATATCGGGGGTGTGGATGATTTACGAAAGCTCTCCGGAGCAAAGGTATTTGTTTATGAAAAGGAAAAAAGACTTTGCGAAGATCCATCATATAATCTGTCAATCGATTATGGAATGAACCTTACGGTAAAACCTGATAAATATCTTACGGATGGTGAAATTTGCGAGGATGCAGGCTTGAAATTTAAACTTATTGCCACACCCGGACATACGGAAGGAAGCTGCTGCTATTATTTCGAAGAGGGCAATATACTTATAAGCGGGGATACGCTATTTGAAGGCTCTGTTGGAAGGACGGATTTTCCTACAGGCTCAATGAGTCAGCTTGTACGTTCATGCCATGATAAGCTTTTTGTTCTTCCAGATAATACTGTTGTGTATCCCGGACATGGTGAAACAACCACAATAGGTTATGAAAAAATGTATAATTCATTTTTATAA
- a CDS encoding adenine phosphoribosyltransferase — protein sequence MKQLNDYVRTIPDFPEPGIMFRDITTVLQDPDGLQLAINEMQNLVKDIDFDVVVGAESRGFIFGTAIAYNMKKGFAMARKKGKLPCETISEEYELEYGTASMEMHVDAIKPGQKVIIVDDLIATGGTLKAMIKLVEKLGGEVAGILVLMELKGLEGRKALGDYKLYSALSYEGK from the coding sequence ATGAAACAGTTAAATGATTATGTTAGAACTATACCTGATTTTCCCGAACCCGGTATTATGTTCCGTGATATTACTACTGTATTGCAGGATCCTGATGGACTTCAGCTTGCTATAAATGAGATGCAGAATCTTGTAAAGGATATTGACTTTGATGTTGTTGTAGGTGCCGAGTCCAGAGGATTCATTTTTGGTACGGCAATTGCATATAATATGAAGAAGGGATTTGCAATGGCTCGTAAGAAGGGCAAACTTCCCTGTGAAACAATTTCCGAGGAATATGAGCTTGAGTATGGCACTGCATCAATGGAGATGCATGTTGATGCTATCAAACCCGGACAGAAGGTTATTATTGTTGATGATCTTATTGCAACAGGCGGTACTCTTAAGGCTATGATTAAGCTTGTTGAGAAGCTTGGCGGTGAAGTAGCCGGTATTCTTGTGCTGATGGAGCTTAAGGGACTTGAAGGCAGAAAAGCACTTGGTGATTACAAGCTTTATTCTGCTCTTTCATACGAAGGAAAATAA
- a CDS encoding RelA/SpoT family protein produces the protein MGQTEFDDGKIESIDEFQSPEVLYEGLITRVRRYHPSDDITLIEKAYQAAAEAHKDQRRKSGEPYIIHPLCVSIILADLEMDKETIAAGLLHDVVEDTIYTKEQVEQQFGADVALLVDGVTKLQGLELSGDYASKTPDQMEMQAQNLRKMFLAMAKDIRVILIKLADRLHNMRTLKHMPPEKQQRIAQETLDIYSPIAGRLGISKIKIELDDLSLKYLEPDIYYDLVKRVAQRKVEREKYVDEICDVVREHISDAGIPGEVNGRVKHFFSIYKKMHNQGKTLDQIYDLFAVRIIVDSVKDCYAALGVIHEMYKPIPGRFKDYIAMPKPNMYQSLHTTLIGATGQPFEIQIRTYEMHRAAEYGIAAHWKYKEASDGKHVEGQEEEKLTWLRQILEWQQDMSDNQEFMNLLKSDLNLFSEDVYCFTPNGEVKNLPAGSTPIDFAYSIHSAVGNKMIGAKVNGKLVPIDYRIQNGDRIEILTSQNSKGPSRDWLSIVGSTSTKNKINQWFRHEFKEENVSRGKEALVEYCKAKGIDIYNVMKPEYQNLIVRKYGFHSWDAVLAAVGHGGLKEGQVVNKILELYDKDHKQNMTDEEVLAAVAESNVTPRISSSGSAIIVKGIHDVAVRFSKCCNPVPGDPIVGFVTRGRGVSIHRKDCVNVRAMQNEDRTRLIEAKWESHALGEKYVATINIFANNRSGLLADVSRALTEKNVDILSMNTRTSKQGLATMETSFQVSSREELGEIVDKIRNIDSVIDIERTTG, from the coding sequence ATGGGACAGACAGAATTTGATGATGGAAAAATTGAATCAATCGATGAATTTCAGTCTCCCGAAGTCCTCTATGAAGGGCTTATTACCCGTGTCCGCAGATATCATCCTTCCGATGATATTACTTTGATTGAAAAGGCTTATCAGGCTGCTGCTGAGGCTCACAAGGATCAGCGACGCAAGTCAGGTGAGCCTTATATTATTCATCCTCTGTGCGTTTCAATTATCTTGGCTGACCTGGAGATGGATAAGGAGACAATTGCTGCAGGCTTATTACATGATGTGGTTGAGGATACGATTTATACCAAGGAGCAGGTTGAACAACAATTTGGTGCTGATGTTGCCCTTTTGGTTGATGGTGTTACAAAACTGCAGGGACTTGAACTTTCAGGAGACTATGCAAGTAAGACGCCGGATCAGATGGAAATGCAGGCTCAGAATTTACGAAAAATGTTTCTTGCCATGGCAAAGGATATCAGAGTTATACTTATAAAGCTTGCTGACAGACTTCATAATATGCGTACTCTAAAGCATATGCCACCAGAGAAACAGCAAAGAATAGCACAGGAAACACTAGATATCTACAGCCCTATAGCAGGACGCCTTGGTATCAGCAAAATTAAAATTGAACTCGATGATCTTTCTCTTAAGTATCTGGAACCTGATATTTATTATGACCTTGTAAAAAGGGTTGCTCAGAGAAAGGTTGAGAGAGAAAAATATGTTGATGAGATCTGTGATGTTGTAAGAGAACATATAAGTGATGCTGGTATTCCCGGTGAAGTGAACGGAAGAGTAAAACATTTCTTCAGCATTTATAAAAAGATGCATAATCAGGGAAAGACCTTAGACCAGATATATGATCTTTTTGCAGTTAGAATAATCGTTGATTCTGTAAAAGACTGTTATGCAGCGCTTGGTGTAATTCATGAAATGTACAAGCCTATTCCGGGCAGATTCAAGGATTACATTGCAATGCCAAAGCCTAATATGTATCAGTCTCTTCATACAACCTTGATTGGTGCAACAGGCCAACCTTTTGAAATACAGATCAGAACTTATGAGATGCATCGTGCGGCTGAATATGGTATTGCTGCACATTGGAAATATAAGGAAGCATCTGATGGTAAACATGTAGAAGGGCAGGAAGAAGAAAAACTGACATGGCTAAGACAGATTCTTGAATGGCAACAGGATATGTCGGACAATCAGGAATTCATGAATCTGCTTAAGAGTGATCTTAATCTGTTTTCCGAAGATGTTTATTGTTTTACACCAAATGGTGAGGTCAAAAATCTTCCGGCAGGTTCTACTCCCATCGATTTTGCTTACAGTATTCACAGCGCTGTCGGTAACAAGATGATTGGGGCTAAGGTAAACGGTAAGCTTGTTCCGATTGATTACAGAATTCAGAATGGCGACAGAATAGAAATACTTACCAGCCAAAATTCTAAAGGTCCTAGCAGAGACTGGCTTAGCATTGTCGGAAGCACATCGACTAAGAATAAGATAAACCAGTGGTTCAGACATGAATTCAAAGAAGAAAATGTTAGCAGGGGTAAGGAAGCACTTGTTGAGTATTGTAAGGCAAAGGGCATTGATATATACAATGTTATGAAGCCTGAATATCAGAACCTCATTGTCAGAAAGTATGGCTTTCATAGCTGGGATGCGGTACTTGCTGCTGTAGGCCATGGTGGTCTTAAGGAAGGTCAGGTAGTTAATAAGATACTTGAACTTTATGATAAAGATCATAAGCAGAACATGACTGATGAAGAGGTTCTTGCTGCTGTTGCCGAATCCAATGTCACACCGAGAATTAGCAGTAGTGGCAGTGCTATCATTGTAAAAGGAATTCATGACGTAGCAGTAAGATTTTCAAAGTGTTGTAATCCTGTTCCCGGCGACCCGATTGTTGGATTTGTTACAAGAGGACGAGGCGTTTCAATCCATAGAAAGGATTGCGTTAATGTTCGGGCGATGCAGAATGAGGATAGAACAAGACTCATCGAGGCAAAATGGGAGAGCCATGCACTCGGTGAGAAATATGTTGCAACTATTAATATTTTTGCAAATAACAGGTCCGGGCTTTTAGCGGATGTTTCCAGAGCTCTTACTGAAAAGAATGTGGATATTTTATCTATGAACACCAGAACAAGTAAACAGGGGCTTGCTACTATGGAAACTTCTTTCCAGGTATCAAGCAGAGAAGAGCTTGGAGAGATTGTTGATAAAATAAGGAATATAGACAGTGTTATTGATATTGAGAGAACTACTGGCTGA